In the Periophthalmus magnuspinnatus isolate fPerMag1 chromosome 4, fPerMag1.2.pri, whole genome shotgun sequence genome, one interval contains:
- the lnp1 gene encoding leukemia NUP98 fusion partner 1 isoform X2 codes for MSLRLLPAITMDNDEDDDGNFTKWMSSYWGHGTESGHSRDRKRSFRRPARSQIDRRGSLPTVSQLDAMKLNKLHAATMAPSPSHLKTREEWLEVRPHSRTRRTSSDDGRPKTTIPEARISTIPEITGSLEKRLRTISLNEDNRLCLICYEDMRKNGAGTQELHCTHRFHKECMEQWLWRKQTCPTCRVCVSMAKPLYWTSSRTFVP; via the exons ATGTCTCTGAGGCTGCTTCCCGCTATCACCATGGATAATGACGAAGATGATGATGGAAATTTCACCAAATGGATGAGTAGTTACTGGGGTCATGGAACAGAAAGTGGTCATTCCAGAGACCGAAAGAGGAGCTTCAGACGACCAGCAAGATCACAAATAGACAGACGTGGGTCACTACCCACTGTG TCACAGTTAGACGCTATGAAGCTGAACAAGCTCCATGCAGCGACGATGGCCCCTAGTCCCAGTCACCTGAAAACCCGAGAGGAGTGGTTAGAAGTACGGCCTCACTCCAGGACTCGTCGCACCTCCTCTGACGATGGCCGACCCAAAACCACCATCCCGGAAGCACGTATTAGCACCATCCCTGAAATCACAGGGTCCCTGGAAAAGAGGCTTCGGACCATCTCTCTG AATGAGGACAACAGGTTGTGCCTGATCTGTTATGAAGACATGCGAAAGAATGGAGCAGGCACCCAGGAGCTGCACTGCACACACCGCTTCCACAAAGAG TGCATGGAGCAGTGGTTGTGGAGGAAGCAGACGTGTCCCACCTGtcgcgtgtgtgtgtctatggccAAACCTCTGTACTGGACCTCCTCTCGCACCTTCGTCCCATAA
- the lnp1 gene encoding leukemia NUP98 fusion partner 1 isoform X1, producing the protein MSLRLLPAITMDNDEDDDGNFTKWMSSYWGHGTESGHSRDRKRSFRRPARSQIDRRGSLPTVSQLDAMKLNKLHAATMAPSPSHLKTREEWLEVRPHSRTRRTSSDDGRPKTTIPEARISTIPEITGSLEKRLRTISLNEDNRLCLICYEDMRKNGAGTQELHCTHRFHKEALRRIDQSRRSSEAGHIHRQTEERRKSADGHISSEKDPPLHRQLSLRKHR; encoded by the exons ATGTCTCTGAGGCTGCTTCCCGCTATCACCATGGATAATGACGAAGATGATGATGGAAATTTCACCAAATGGATGAGTAGTTACTGGGGTCATGGAACAGAAAGTGGTCATTCCAGAGACCGAAAGAGGAGCTTCAGACGACCAGCAAGATCACAAATAGACAGACGTGGGTCACTACCCACTGTG TCACAGTTAGACGCTATGAAGCTGAACAAGCTCCATGCAGCGACGATGGCCCCTAGTCCCAGTCACCTGAAAACCCGAGAGGAGTGGTTAGAAGTACGGCCTCACTCCAGGACTCGTCGCACCTCCTCTGACGATGGCCGACCCAAAACCACCATCCCGGAAGCACGTATTAGCACCATCCCTGAAATCACAGGGTCCCTGGAAAAGAGGCTTCGGACCATCTCTCTG AATGAGGACAACAGGTTGTGCCTGATCTGTTATGAAGACATGCGAAAGAATGGAGCAGGCACCCAGGAGCTGCACTGCACACACCGCTTCCACAAAGAG GCGTTGCGCAGGATAGATCAGTCGCGTCGGAGCAGTGAGGCGGGACACatccacagacagacagaggagaggaggaagtctGCAGACGGACACATCTCCAGTGAGAAGGATCCACCCCTTCACCGCCAACTGTCCCTGCGCAAACACCGCTGA
- the LOC117369824 gene encoding transmembrane protein 45A-like translates to MGSFPGHALPGSFFLFWGLWWGMKSSLWHLTRRNKSTGSTRLPSRAAQRRLEIIESSAIVFCSTVGILVEQFAANGPKLQLYDVSENHWKDLMNWQHSTMYLLFGLAGAVSLIVHTTAAAPLPLDRLMLCVAFFNEGFLFLYHLHGRAMLDVMVHQLLLYAIFGQALIAFLEVFHRGNVILELMRSALTILQGSWFWQIGFVLYPPRGPQWDLKDHSNVMFVVMCFSWHLMFALLFTGLVYSIVSCVVRVRLKRTPPMEMGLLAKPRERDPESEDEAF, encoded by the exons ATGGGGAGTTTTCCTGGTCATGCGCTCCCTGGGAGTTTCTTCCTGTTTTGGGGACTGTGGTGGGGGATGAAGTCCTCACTTTGGCATTTGACACGGAGGAACAAGAGCACAGGATCAACTCGCCTTCCATCCAGAGCGGCCCAAAGAAGACTGGAGATCATAGAGAGCTCTGCTATAGTATTCTGTTCTACTGTTG GGATTTTAGTAGAGCAGTTTGCCGCGAATGGCCCAAAGCTGCAGTTGTATGACGTCTCAGAAAACCACTGGAAGGACTTGATGAACTGGCAGCACTCCACTATGTACTTGCTTTTTGGTTTGGCAGGGGCAGTGTCTCTGATTGTCCACACCACTGCAGCCGCTCCTCTCCCTTTGGATAGACTCATGCTATGCGTGGCTTTCTTTAATGAAG GATTTCTTTTCCTCTACCATCTACACGGCAGAGCTATGCTGGATGTCATGGTGCATCAGCTTTTGCTTTATGCCATTTTTGGACAGGCTCTAATTGCATTTCTGGAGGTTTTCCACCGAGGAAATGTCATCCTTGAACTTATGCGATCCGCTCTCACCATCCTACAAGGGAGCTGGTTCTGGCAG ATTGGATTTGTCCTGTATCCTCCCCGGGGGCCACAATGGGACCTGAAGGACCAcagcaatgtgatgtttgtggtCATGTGTTTCTCCTGGCACCTGATGTTTGCGCTGCTCTTTACCGGATTGGTCTATAGCATTGTTAGCTG tgTCGTTCGGGTCAGACTAAAGCGGACTCCCCCTATGGAAATGGGACTTCTAGCCAAACCCAGAGAACGAGATCCAGAGTCAGAGGATGAAGCTTTCTGA
- the LOC117394098 gene encoding transmembrane protein 45B-like, with translation MGSFAGHVLPGGMLLFLGLWWGIKFSMFQLTQKNKNRKWQLISRSNQRRLEIFEGFILIVFASVGVVSMQIAGAKVPLYDNTENHWSDMMNLQHCTIFMFFELAGAMTLLVHTTEAVPLALDRLVLGLAFLNKGLLISYHIHGQMMVDVTVHQLLVYIIYVDALILFLEVFHRGNITLELMRSTVSIVQGSWYWQIGFVLCPQGPQWDLSNHSNMMFVVMFFSWHLMFALLFTGLVYCTVSCVHPNKHQWTSPMEMGLLEKIPKSEDEG, from the exons ATGGGGAGTTTTGCAGGACATGTACTCCCAGGTGGGATGCTCCTGTTCTTGGGACTGTGGTGGGGGATAAAGTTCTCAATGTTTCAATTGACccagaagaacaagaacagaaaGTGGCAACTAATTTCTAGATCCAACCAAAGAAGATTGGAAATATTTGAGGGATTCATCTTGATTGTCTTTGCATCAGTTG GGGTTGTGTCCATGCAGATAGCAGGAGCAAAAGTACCATTGTATGACAACACAGAGAACCACTGGAGTGACATGATGAACTTGCAGCACTGCACCATTTTTATGTTCTTTGAATTGGCAGGAGCAATGACTCTTCTTGTTCACACCACTGAGGCTGTCCCTCTCGCTTTGGACAGACTTGTTCTTGGTCTGGCTTTCTTAAATAAAG GTTTACTTATATCGTACCATATACATGGCCAGATGATGGTGGATGTCACGGTACATCAACTCCTGGTCTACATCATCTATGTGGATGCTCTGATCCTTTTTTTGGAAGTTTTCCACAGAGGAAACATTACTCTCGAACTGATGCGTTCCACTGTCTCTATTGTCCAAGGGTCCTGGTATTGGCAG ATTGGgtttgtcctctgtcctcagggGCCACAATGGGACTTGAGCAACCACAGCAATATGATGTTTGTGGTCATGTTCTTCTCCTGGCACCTGATGTTTGCACTGCTCTTTACTGGGTTGGTCTATTGCACTGTCAGCTG CGTCCATCCCAATAAACACCAGTGGACTTCACCAATGGAAATGGGACTCTTAGAAAAAATACCAAAGTCAGAGGATGAAGGTTAA
- the sft2d2a gene encoding SFT2 domain containing 2a — MDKLKSVLSGEESRREDRTILETVNEASSLSWTTRLRGFIVCFIIGVGCTVLGVGCLFLPKIGITLFIVFYTFGNICTLGSTMFLMGPMKQLKRMCDKTRALATTIMITCLVLTLCAAFWWKNFGLALLFVILQVLSFAWYSLSYIPCVREAILKLVSFFI, encoded by the exons atGGACAAATTAAAGTCCGTGTTAAGTGGCGAAGAGTCGCGGAGAGAGGATCGCACCATTTTGGAG ACGGTAAACGAGGCCTCCTCACTGAGCTGGACCACCCGCCTCAGAGGATTCATcgtgtgttttattattggaGTGGGATGCACTGTTTTG GGAGTTggctgtctctttctccccaaAATTGGAATCactctttttattgttttctacACATTTGGGAACATATGTACACTGGGAAG CACCATGTTTCTAATGGGACCCATGAAGCAACTGAAGAGGATGTGTGATAAAACAAGAGCGCTGGCCACCACTATTATGATC ACTTGTCTTGTGCTGACTCTCTGCGCAGCATTTTGG TGGAAAAACTTTGGGCTTGCGTTGCTGTTTGTCATCTTGCAGGTGTTGTCCTTTGCCTG GTACAGCCTGTCCTATATCCCTTGTGTGAG GGAAGCCATTTTGAAGCTGGTATCTTTCTTTATATAA